TTCCGGATCCATGGATGCCTTTCAGCTTCCCGCTCCCGGAATCTTCCGAAATCCTCACGGAGGAGCTGGCAGCCCCGCCCTCAAATGTGCCGGTGTCTTCGAGGACAAAGCTTCCCTCCATCCCCAGCAGGTTCCCCTCGAAATAGATGAGGCCGACGTAGGAAGCTCTTGCCTTGTGCTGGTCCGCTTGATCAAAGTGCCGGTAGAACATCAGGTATTCGACATGGCCGCTGCCGGCCAGGTCGCCTTTGAACTCGTAGACGACAGATGCCCTCGTCATTTTCTTTTCAGAAGATATCTCGCGATATGTCGCTTCTTCCCATTTCTTGACCGTGTAGGAGGACTTGGCCTTCATGTCGACTCCGATTGATTGTGAGAGTTCATGGCGGATCACGGCCTCCTGAGCACCCATACGTCGTTGCTGTAGACAAATTCCGTCTGTCCGGCGATTCCAGGACCGCCATATTTCCCGCCTGTCATCATTATCTGGTTCCTGAAGATGCATGTGGCAACCCCCCCGCGTGGAGTCCATGGGGCTCGCTGCGGGATCCACTTCACTCCATCCGCCGATGTAAGGACTTCGCTCCTGAAGATCCCATTCCGATTGCATCCGATCAACCAGATCCTGCCATCGAACACCTCAACCGAATAGCCGAAGATGTTACCCTCTGCAATCTTCGGCGTAAGCAACTCCCAATGTAATCCGTCCGATGAAACCCACGCATCGGAGCCCAACATATACAACTTATCCTTGAAGAGTACAAATTGTTGTCCTGCACGCTTCCCGAACGGTAGACGGTCGGCAATCTTCGTCCAGTGTACTGCGTCCGACGATACCCACGCATCGTCGTACTCGCCTGCAGCGTCCTCACCTCCGATA
This region of Bacteroidota bacterium genomic DNA includes:
- a CDS encoding DUF3224 domain-containing protein, with product MIRHELSQSIGVDMKAKSSYTVKKWEEATYREISSEKKMTRASVVYEFKGDLAGSGHVEYLMFYRHFDQADQHKARASYVGLIYFEGNLLGMEGSFVLEDTGTFEGGAASSSVRISEDSGSGKLKGIHGSGTYLADKDGFRIELDYAL